TTACAGGGCAAGATTAGGCAATGGAAACACTATCATGGTAAAGAGATTGAAGGATGTCAATGCTACACATGGAATTCCAGCAGCATATTGAGGTTATTGGAAGAATGAGGCATGAAAATGTTGCTGAATTAAGGGCATACTACTTTTCGGAAGAAGTACTCTTGGTGTATGATTATCAGAATCATGGAAATTTATCTGCCTGGCTACATGGTATGTATAACTAGTTTGCTCTTGTTTTTTCCATGTGAGAATTAGTTTTAGCAACCAAATTCACTTGCTGATTAACCTGAGAGATACTTGCATGCCAATTTCACATCCTTATTTAAGGTAAAATTTGTAGTTAGTTCATAAACTATGATGATAATACTCTGAATCCATTTTCTCCTCTGTGGGCACTGGTAATACACCTTTAGACTGGACGACCGTACTGAGAATTGCAGTAGGTGCAGCAAGGGGTATTGCTCACATCCACCGTCAAGATAAGCTTGTGCATGGAAATATAAATTCCTCCAATGTATTCCTAAATGGACAAAAATACAGCCTTGTCTCGGATGTTGGATTAGCACAATTGACGAAACGACGGTCCACATTGCGAACTCAAGTCTACTGCGCCCCTGAAGTCAAAGACACCACAAAAGTATCCCAAGCTTCTGATGTCTGCAGCTTTGGAGTTATTCAACTTGAACTTGTCTCTGGCAAGCTAGATAAGTGGACTGAGGTTGATGGCAAGGTCACTTGGCTAGTGAATTGGGTTCAATCTTTTAGTCATGACGATTGGATTGCTGTGGTAATTGATATAGAGATTTTGAGGTATCCAGATGAGGAGGAGGCTATCCTACATATGTTGCAAACAGCAATGGATTGTGTTGCCACTGTCCCTGAAAGCAGACGAAGAATGCCTGAAGTAGTGAAGATTTTGGCGGAAATTAGCGGCATTGAACCATCCAATGATCTGTGTGAAGATGCATGGGTGGTCCAACTATCCACTGAATCAAGATTGGAAGATCTCCTTGATGATCTACTGCCCACACTCTAAATTTCTGTATAAGTTTTCTAGTGATCTCTTGCATTTGGCCATTACTTCAAGAGTAAAATTTGTGAATAACCTTCTATTCTTCAATAGATAACTTATGTTTTAATGGGAAATGgctaattatttcaaatggaTTAAATCCATTCCACCGGactgtgatatgaaaaaacctcctgaaagaaaaaaaattaagtgttAATTTACCACCCTATAATAtcaaaaatgaatcaaaaaaaTCCATTCAAGCCATAAAAAACATGTAAAGtgggagagaaaaaataaaaacaaaagaacatgGAGAAGTAAGGGAGACAGAAACATCACGTAATGGAttgacagaaaaaaaaaaaattatgaaattcaaatattaaaaaattagtattctaaccaaaattttatttgaagagaaaaaatcaattaaaggataaatttgaTGTATTCAAATATTGGCACgacaaaaatttacaataatataaataagttttataaatttattgaggCATTTTGACTCGATGATTAAATggttaattatgaaaaaatactaaatttataataattaatcgtctaaaaaataattatgacatttaaatttataattttataattaatcatgtagATCGtgactaaaatttaaaactaaccTCGCCCTTAAAGTAGgtgaacaaattaaaaaattatttaatgaatgtaattgataatttggcaaaaaataatagaggTGGGACTAAAATTTAGTTTGGGCTTGCGattccataattaattatggaataaattattttgacaattaatttttttcttttggactTCTCATAAGTCGTGACTCATAACCAACTAAAGCGCAAATGCAAATAATCGCGTTTCGTTCAAGGAATTCACCAGCGATTTCAGTAACCGATCTCTCTCAAGGCCTAAACCAGCCGGTGAAGCTAAAACCCACACAACTTGATCCATCGGAAAACGGAATACACATCCAAGATGATGGTGGATCTGAGCGCCTTCTCGGAGGAGAAATTCGACCCGAAGAAATGGATAAATGGAGCAGTTCAGCAGAGGCACCCACAGGACCCGGTCGAGAAGCACCTGGTGGATCTGGAGATGAGGCTGCAGATGGTGTCGGAGGAGATCGCCGCCTCACTCGAGGAGCAGAGCTCCGCCGCACTCCTACGCGTCCCTCGCGCCTCTCGCGATGTCCTGCGCCTCCGAGATGAAGCACTTTCCCTCCGCTCCTCTGTCGCCAACATCCTGCTCTTCCTCAAAAAGGTAGTGCAGCTCCTATCTTTTTATCTATCATTATCGCTTTGTTACTCGAtaatgtaatttctttttgttttagcTCAAATTAGGGAGGAA
This region of Sesamum indicum cultivar Zhongzhi No. 13 linkage group LG4, S_indicum_v1.0, whole genome shotgun sequence genomic DNA includes:
- the LOC105160606 gene encoding probable inactive receptor kinase At4g23740, which produces MSMLHMEFQQHIEVIGRMRHENVAELRAYYFSEEVLLVYDYQNHGNLSAWLHDWTTVLRIAVGAARGIAHIHRQDKLVHGNINSSNVFLNGQKYSLVSDVGLAQLTKRRSTLRTQVYCAPEVKDTTKVSQASDVCSFGVIQLELVSGKLDKWTEVDGKVTWLVNWVQSFSHDDWIAVVIDIEILRYPDEEEAILHMLQTAMDCVATVPESRRRMPEVVKILAEISGIEPSNDLCEDAWVVQLSTESRLEDLLDDLLPTL